Below is a genomic region from Hylemonella gracilis.
CCAGAAACTGCTGGACGGCACCTTCGGCACAGCCCAGTTCCAGATTGGCGCCAACGCCAACCAGACCATCGTGGCGGCCACGGCCAATCTGCGCACCGGCGTGTACGGCAACAACCAGGCCCTGAACACGGTAACGGCCGCACAGTCCGTGGCATCCGGCGCGACCTTCGGCGCCAACGGCATGTCGAGCGAAGCCTTCACCATCAACGCTGCGGCGGGCAGCGCAGCGGTCAACGTGGCGGCGAACGAAACCGCCAAATCGGTGGCCGTCAAAGTCAATCAGGTGACGCCGGCCACAGGCGTGACGGCCGAAGCCCGGACCAATCTGCTGATGACCTTCCAATCCGTCGGCGCTCACACCCTGACCATCCAGTCGGACAACGGCACACCGGAGCCAATCTCCTTCTCGATCTCGAACCCAGGCACCCCCGATGGACTTTCCAATGCCATCGCCGCCGTCAACGAAAAATCGTCCAAGACCGGCGTGATTGCGAGCCTGAACGCAGCAGGTACCGCCCTGGTGCTGACCAACATCACGGGCAACGACATCATGGTGTCCGACACGTCGGTGATCAACGCAGGCGACGTCACGGTCGCGAAGATGCGACCTGACAGCAGCGGTGCGCTGTCCGCAGTCAGCACCATGACCCTGACGGCGGACTCCGCCGGACAAAATGCCATCGTCAGCGGCTACCTGACCTTCGACTCGAACAAGTCCTTCGTTCTGAGCCACGCAGCCGGCGGCACGGTCGCGGCTTCCAATGCCTACGTGGGCGCGGACACATCGTCAACCTTGCACAAGGTGGCGGACCTGGACGTGACGACGGTGGACAAGTCGAACGACGCGCTCAAGACGGTGGACTCGGCCCTGGCCTTCGTCAGCGGTGAGCGTGCCAAGCTGGGTGCCCTGCAGTCGCGTTTTGAATCGACCGTCAACGCCTTGCAGATCACGACCGAGAACCTGTCTGCCTCTCGCAGCCGCATCATGGATGCGGACTTCGCGGCGGAAACCGCGGCGCTGTCGCGCGCGCAGATTCTTCAGCAGGCGGGCACAGCCATGGTGGCGCAAGCCAACCAGATTCCGCAAGGCGTGTTGCAGTTGCTGCAAGGCTAAATTCGGCCTTCGGTCACCCGGGAAGGCACGTCACACCACATGTGTGAACGTGCCCTTTCTTTTTGCGGTTCCCATTTGATTATCCGAGTCCACCGTGCCCGCTCCCACCACTCAGCAGCAAGCCGA
It encodes:
- a CDS encoding flagellin, whose amino-acid sequence is MAAVINTNINSLTAQRNQGISDKSLSTAIQRLSSGLRINSAKDDAAGLAISERFTSQIRGLTQAARNANDGISLAQVTEGAMGAASAILQRVRELAVQSANATNSAGDRQALNQEVIQLVAELDRIAATTEFNGQKLLDGTFGTAQFQIGANANQTIVAATANLRTGVYGNNQALNTVTAAQSVASGATFGANGMSSEAFTINAAAGSAAVNVAANETAKSVAVKVNQVTPATGVTAEARTNLLMTFQSVGAHTLTIQSDNGTPEPISFSISNPGTPDGLSNAIAAVNEKSSKTGVIASLNAAGTALVLTNITGNDIMVSDTSVINAGDVTVAKMRPDSSGALSAVSTMTLTADSAGQNAIVSGYLTFDSNKSFVLSHAAGGTVAASNAYVGADTSSTLHKVADLDVTTVDKSNDALKTVDSALAFVSGERAKLGALQSRFESTVNALQITTENLSASRSRIMDADFAAETAALSRAQILQQAGTAMVAQANQIPQGVLQLLQG